In one window of Macadamia integrifolia cultivar HAES 741 chromosome 2, SCU_Mint_v3, whole genome shotgun sequence DNA:
- the LOC122061103 gene encoding SKP1-like protein 1A — MASAKVFVLRTCDGETFEVDESVVYVSETIKNMIEAGCGEDVIPLPNISSKIFPKVIEYCKKHVSDFESLKKTSNGDEKDKDKDNDSSKKGKEAVPDVDEDAEEKARVEELKEWETTFMDIDQQVLFDLLQAANYLNITGLLVMAAEKAASMIRGKTPEQIRETFNIKNDFTPEEYEEIRRENAWAFE; from the coding sequence ATGGCGTCCGCTAAGGTATTTGTTTTGAGGACCTGTGATGGTGAAACCTTCGAGGTCGATGAAAGTGTCGTTTATGTATCAGAAACTATTAAGAACATGATCGAAGCTGGTTGTGGTGAGGACGTGATTCCATTACCAAACATCAGTTCCAAGATTTTCCCGAAGGTGATCGAGTATTGCAAGAAACATGTCTCAGATTTTGAATCTTTGAAGAAGACCAGTAATGGCGACGAGAAAGACAAAGACAAAGACAACGATTCTtcgaagaaagggaaagaagctGTCCCAGACGTTGATGAAGATGCAGAAGAAAAAGCCAGAGTTGAGGAACTAAAGGAATGGGAAACGACGTTCATGGACATTGATCAACAGGTACTTTTTGATCTCTTGCAAGCTGCAAATTATCTGAACATTACGGGTTTGTTGGTTATGGCTGCGGAGAAGGCAGCGAGTATGATTAGGGGGAAGACTCCGGAGCAGATTCGAGAGACTTTTAATATTAAGAACGATTTTACTCCAGAAGAATATGAAGAGATCAGGAGAGAGAATGCATGGGCTTTCGAATAA
- the LOC122090091 gene encoding ultraviolet-B receptor UVR8 isoform X1 has translation MWRRCLEASRNGLFRSGLGLGFQQRWMSSASQRRFAAVWGNGDFGRLGLGSLDSHWEPAVCPAFEKESLRAISCGGAHSLFLTETGRVYATGLNDFGQLGISDERSYTLEPVEVTGLNKDIIQISAGYHHSSAITVDGELYMWGNNSSGQLGLGRRTAKIVPEPTRVESLAGINIKMIALGSEHSIAVTEEGEALSWGEGGSGRLGHGHQSSILGFFSSKSEYTPRLIKTLEGVKVKNVAAGMLHSVCIDENGSVFIFDERANIKLGFGKANNTSPSIISELPLSEEVACGGYHTCVITTDGELYTWGSNENGCLGIGSMDVVHRPERVEGPFLKSPVCKVSCGWKHTAAISGGDIFTWGWGGSHGTFSVDGHSSGGQLGQGNDVDYFNPTMVNFDRGVRALEVSCGFNHTGAIFEYT, from the exons ATGTGGAGGAGATGTTTGGAAGCTTCGAGGAATGGCTTATTTCGgtcagggttagggttagggtttcagCAGAGATGGATGTCGAGTGCATCGCAGAGAAGATTTGCAGCTGTTTGGGGAAATGGTGATTTTGGAAGACTTGGATTGGGCAGCTTGGATTCTCACTGGGAGCCAGCCGTCTGCCCTGCTTTTGAGAAGGAAAGCCTTCGTGCCATTTCCTGTGGCGGAGCTCACTCTCTTTTCTTAACAG AAACTGGGCGTGTTTATGCTACGGGTCTCAATGATTTTGGACAACTAGGTATATCAGATGAGAGAAGTTACACACTT GAGCCGGTTGAAGTTACAGGGCTGAACAAGGATATTATACAAATTTCTGCTGGTTATCATCATTCTTCTGCTATCACAG TGGATGGGGAGCTATACATGTGGGGGAACAACTCAAGTGGGCAGCTTGGCCTTGGAAGAA GGACTGCAAAGATAGTTCCTGAACCCACTAGGGTTGAAAGCTTAGCTGGAATCAATATTAAAATGATTGCACTGGGTTCAGAGCACTCGATTGCTGTTACAG AGGAAGGTGAAGCCTTAAGCTGGGGAGAAGGAGGGTCTGGAAGGCTTGGTCACGGTCATCAATCAAGCATCTTAGGATTTTTTAGCAGCAAAAG TGAATATACCCCAAGGCTTATCAAGACACTTGAGGGGGTTAAG GTTAAAAATGTTGCTGCCGGGATGTTGCATTCAGTCTGTATTGACG AAAATGGCTCTGTTTTTATATTTGATGAACGAGCAAACATTAAACTG GGCTTTGGAAAAGCAAATAACACGTCACCATCCATTATCAGCGAACTCCCATTGTCTGAAGAAGTTGCATGTGGTGGTTACCATACATGTGTTATAACAA CTGATGGGGAGCTATACACATGGGGCTCGAATGAGAATGGCTGCCTTGGAATCGG TTCCATGGATGTAGTCCACAGGCCTGAAAGAGTTGAAGGTCCATTCTTGAAATCTCCTGTATGCAAG GTATCTTGTGGTTGGAAGCACACTGCTGCAATATCTG GTGGGGATATTTTCACCTGGGGCTGGGGAGGTTCACATGGAACATTTTCAGTGGATGGGCATTCATCAGGAGGACAACTG GGGCAAGGAAATGATGTTGACTACTTCAATCCTACAATGGTGAATTTCGACAGGGGCGTGAGAGCATTGGAAGTATCTTGTGGGTTCAATCACACAGGTGCAATATTTGAATATACCTGA
- the LOC122090091 gene encoding ultraviolet-B receptor UVR8 isoform X4, with product MWRRCLEASRNGLFRSGLGLGFQQRWMSSASQRRFAAVWGNGDFGRLGLGSLDSHWEPAVCPAFEKESLRAISCGGAHSLFLTETGRVYATGLNDFGQLGISDERSYTLEPVEVTGLNKDIIQISAGYHHSSAITVDGELYMWGNNSSGQLGLGRKEGEALSWGEGGSGRLGHGHQSSILGFFSSKSEYTPRLIKTLEGVKVKNVAAGMLHSVCIDENGSVFIFDERANIKLGFGKANNTSPSIISELPLSEEVACGGYHTCVITTDGELYTWGSNENGCLGIGSMDVVHRPERVEGPFLKSPVCKVSCGWKHTAAISGGDIFTWGWGGSHGTFSVDGHSSGGQLGQGNDVDYFNPTMVNFDRGVRALEVSCGFNHTGAIFEYT from the exons ATGTGGAGGAGATGTTTGGAAGCTTCGAGGAATGGCTTATTTCGgtcagggttagggttagggtttcagCAGAGATGGATGTCGAGTGCATCGCAGAGAAGATTTGCAGCTGTTTGGGGAAATGGTGATTTTGGAAGACTTGGATTGGGCAGCTTGGATTCTCACTGGGAGCCAGCCGTCTGCCCTGCTTTTGAGAAGGAAAGCCTTCGTGCCATTTCCTGTGGCGGAGCTCACTCTCTTTTCTTAACAG AAACTGGGCGTGTTTATGCTACGGGTCTCAATGATTTTGGACAACTAGGTATATCAGATGAGAGAAGTTACACACTT GAGCCGGTTGAAGTTACAGGGCTGAACAAGGATATTATACAAATTTCTGCTGGTTATCATCATTCTTCTGCTATCACAG TGGATGGGGAGCTATACATGTGGGGGAACAACTCAAGTGGGCAGCTTGGCCTTGGAAGAA AGGAAGGTGAAGCCTTAAGCTGGGGAGAAGGAGGGTCTGGAAGGCTTGGTCACGGTCATCAATCAAGCATCTTAGGATTTTTTAGCAGCAAAAG TGAATATACCCCAAGGCTTATCAAGACACTTGAGGGGGTTAAG GTTAAAAATGTTGCTGCCGGGATGTTGCATTCAGTCTGTATTGACG AAAATGGCTCTGTTTTTATATTTGATGAACGAGCAAACATTAAACTG GGCTTTGGAAAAGCAAATAACACGTCACCATCCATTATCAGCGAACTCCCATTGTCTGAAGAAGTTGCATGTGGTGGTTACCATACATGTGTTATAACAA CTGATGGGGAGCTATACACATGGGGCTCGAATGAGAATGGCTGCCTTGGAATCGG TTCCATGGATGTAGTCCACAGGCCTGAAAGAGTTGAAGGTCCATTCTTGAAATCTCCTGTATGCAAG GTATCTTGTGGTTGGAAGCACACTGCTGCAATATCTG GTGGGGATATTTTCACCTGGGGCTGGGGAGGTTCACATGGAACATTTTCAGTGGATGGGCATTCATCAGGAGGACAACTG GGGCAAGGAAATGATGTTGACTACTTCAATCCTACAATGGTGAATTTCGACAGGGGCGTGAGAGCATTGGAAGTATCTTGTGGGTTCAATCACACAGGTGCAATATTTGAATATACCTGA
- the LOC122090091 gene encoding ultraviolet-B receptor UVR8 isoform X2: MASRNGLFRSGLGLGFQQRWMSSASQRRFAAVWGNGDFGRLGLGSLDSHWEPAVCPAFEKESLRAISCGGAHSLFLTETGRVYATGLNDFGQLGISDERSYTLEPVEVTGLNKDIIQISAGYHHSSAITVDGELYMWGNNSSGQLGLGRRTAKIVPEPTRVESLAGINIKMIALGSEHSIAVTEEGEALSWGEGGSGRLGHGHQSSILGFFSSKSEYTPRLIKTLEGVKVKNVAAGMLHSVCIDENGSVFIFDERANIKLGFGKANNTSPSIISELPLSEEVACGGYHTCVITTDGELYTWGSNENGCLGIGSMDVVHRPERVEGPFLKSPVCKVSCGWKHTAAISGGDIFTWGWGGSHGTFSVDGHSSGGQLGQGNDVDYFNPTMVNFDRGVRALEVSCGFNHTGAIFEYT, from the exons ATGG CTTCGAGGAATGGCTTATTTCGgtcagggttagggttagggtttcagCAGAGATGGATGTCGAGTGCATCGCAGAGAAGATTTGCAGCTGTTTGGGGAAATGGTGATTTTGGAAGACTTGGATTGGGCAGCTTGGATTCTCACTGGGAGCCAGCCGTCTGCCCTGCTTTTGAGAAGGAAAGCCTTCGTGCCATTTCCTGTGGCGGAGCTCACTCTCTTTTCTTAACAG AAACTGGGCGTGTTTATGCTACGGGTCTCAATGATTTTGGACAACTAGGTATATCAGATGAGAGAAGTTACACACTT GAGCCGGTTGAAGTTACAGGGCTGAACAAGGATATTATACAAATTTCTGCTGGTTATCATCATTCTTCTGCTATCACAG TGGATGGGGAGCTATACATGTGGGGGAACAACTCAAGTGGGCAGCTTGGCCTTGGAAGAA GGACTGCAAAGATAGTTCCTGAACCCACTAGGGTTGAAAGCTTAGCTGGAATCAATATTAAAATGATTGCACTGGGTTCAGAGCACTCGATTGCTGTTACAG AGGAAGGTGAAGCCTTAAGCTGGGGAGAAGGAGGGTCTGGAAGGCTTGGTCACGGTCATCAATCAAGCATCTTAGGATTTTTTAGCAGCAAAAG TGAATATACCCCAAGGCTTATCAAGACACTTGAGGGGGTTAAG GTTAAAAATGTTGCTGCCGGGATGTTGCATTCAGTCTGTATTGACG AAAATGGCTCTGTTTTTATATTTGATGAACGAGCAAACATTAAACTG GGCTTTGGAAAAGCAAATAACACGTCACCATCCATTATCAGCGAACTCCCATTGTCTGAAGAAGTTGCATGTGGTGGTTACCATACATGTGTTATAACAA CTGATGGGGAGCTATACACATGGGGCTCGAATGAGAATGGCTGCCTTGGAATCGG TTCCATGGATGTAGTCCACAGGCCTGAAAGAGTTGAAGGTCCATTCTTGAAATCTCCTGTATGCAAG GTATCTTGTGGTTGGAAGCACACTGCTGCAATATCTG GTGGGGATATTTTCACCTGGGGCTGGGGAGGTTCACATGGAACATTTTCAGTGGATGGGCATTCATCAGGAGGACAACTG GGGCAAGGAAATGATGTTGACTACTTCAATCCTACAATGGTGAATTTCGACAGGGGCGTGAGAGCATTGGAAGTATCTTGTGGGTTCAATCACACAGGTGCAATATTTGAATATACCTGA
- the LOC122090091 gene encoding ultraviolet-B receptor UVR8 isoform X3, whose protein sequence is MSSASQRRFAAVWGNGDFGRLGLGSLDSHWEPAVCPAFEKESLRAISCGGAHSLFLTETGRVYATGLNDFGQLGISDERSYTLEPVEVTGLNKDIIQISAGYHHSSAITVDGELYMWGNNSSGQLGLGRRTAKIVPEPTRVESLAGINIKMIALGSEHSIAVTEEGEALSWGEGGSGRLGHGHQSSILGFFSSKSEYTPRLIKTLEGVKVKNVAAGMLHSVCIDENGSVFIFDERANIKLGFGKANNTSPSIISELPLSEEVACGGYHTCVITTDGELYTWGSNENGCLGIGSMDVVHRPERVEGPFLKSPVCKVSCGWKHTAAISGGDIFTWGWGGSHGTFSVDGHSSGGQLGQGNDVDYFNPTMVNFDRGVRALEVSCGFNHTGAIFEYT, encoded by the exons ATGTCGAGTGCATCGCAGAGAAGATTTGCAGCTGTTTGGGGAAATGGTGATTTTGGAAGACTTGGATTGGGCAGCTTGGATTCTCACTGGGAGCCAGCCGTCTGCCCTGCTTTTGAGAAGGAAAGCCTTCGTGCCATTTCCTGTGGCGGAGCTCACTCTCTTTTCTTAACAG AAACTGGGCGTGTTTATGCTACGGGTCTCAATGATTTTGGACAACTAGGTATATCAGATGAGAGAAGTTACACACTT GAGCCGGTTGAAGTTACAGGGCTGAACAAGGATATTATACAAATTTCTGCTGGTTATCATCATTCTTCTGCTATCACAG TGGATGGGGAGCTATACATGTGGGGGAACAACTCAAGTGGGCAGCTTGGCCTTGGAAGAA GGACTGCAAAGATAGTTCCTGAACCCACTAGGGTTGAAAGCTTAGCTGGAATCAATATTAAAATGATTGCACTGGGTTCAGAGCACTCGATTGCTGTTACAG AGGAAGGTGAAGCCTTAAGCTGGGGAGAAGGAGGGTCTGGAAGGCTTGGTCACGGTCATCAATCAAGCATCTTAGGATTTTTTAGCAGCAAAAG TGAATATACCCCAAGGCTTATCAAGACACTTGAGGGGGTTAAG GTTAAAAATGTTGCTGCCGGGATGTTGCATTCAGTCTGTATTGACG AAAATGGCTCTGTTTTTATATTTGATGAACGAGCAAACATTAAACTG GGCTTTGGAAAAGCAAATAACACGTCACCATCCATTATCAGCGAACTCCCATTGTCTGAAGAAGTTGCATGTGGTGGTTACCATACATGTGTTATAACAA CTGATGGGGAGCTATACACATGGGGCTCGAATGAGAATGGCTGCCTTGGAATCGG TTCCATGGATGTAGTCCACAGGCCTGAAAGAGTTGAAGGTCCATTCTTGAAATCTCCTGTATGCAAG GTATCTTGTGGTTGGAAGCACACTGCTGCAATATCTG GTGGGGATATTTTCACCTGGGGCTGGGGAGGTTCACATGGAACATTTTCAGTGGATGGGCATTCATCAGGAGGACAACTG GGGCAAGGAAATGATGTTGACTACTTCAATCCTACAATGGTGAATTTCGACAGGGGCGTGAGAGCATTGGAAGTATCTTGTGGGTTCAATCACACAGGTGCAATATTTGAATATACCTGA
- the LOC122090091 gene encoding ultraviolet-B receptor UVR8 isoform X5, with the protein MWRRCLEASRNGLFRSGLGLGFQQRWMSSASQRRFAAVWGNGDFGRLGLGSLDSHWEPAVCPAFEKESLRAISCGGAHSLFLTETGRVYATGLNDFGQLGISDERSYTLEPVEVTGLNKDIIQISAGYHHSSAITVDGELYMWGNNSSGQLGLGRRTAKIVPEPTRVESLAGINIKMIALGSEHSIAVTEEGEALSWGEGGSGRLGHGHQSSILGFFSSKSEYTPRLIKTLEGVKVKNVAAGMLHSVCIDENGSVFIFDERANIKLGFGKANNTSPSIISELPLSEEVACGGYHTCVITTDGELYTWGSNENGCLGIGSMDVVHRPERVEGPFLKSPVCKVSCGWKHTAAISGARK; encoded by the exons ATGTGGAGGAGATGTTTGGAAGCTTCGAGGAATGGCTTATTTCGgtcagggttagggttagggtttcagCAGAGATGGATGTCGAGTGCATCGCAGAGAAGATTTGCAGCTGTTTGGGGAAATGGTGATTTTGGAAGACTTGGATTGGGCAGCTTGGATTCTCACTGGGAGCCAGCCGTCTGCCCTGCTTTTGAGAAGGAAAGCCTTCGTGCCATTTCCTGTGGCGGAGCTCACTCTCTTTTCTTAACAG AAACTGGGCGTGTTTATGCTACGGGTCTCAATGATTTTGGACAACTAGGTATATCAGATGAGAGAAGTTACACACTT GAGCCGGTTGAAGTTACAGGGCTGAACAAGGATATTATACAAATTTCTGCTGGTTATCATCATTCTTCTGCTATCACAG TGGATGGGGAGCTATACATGTGGGGGAACAACTCAAGTGGGCAGCTTGGCCTTGGAAGAA GGACTGCAAAGATAGTTCCTGAACCCACTAGGGTTGAAAGCTTAGCTGGAATCAATATTAAAATGATTGCACTGGGTTCAGAGCACTCGATTGCTGTTACAG AGGAAGGTGAAGCCTTAAGCTGGGGAGAAGGAGGGTCTGGAAGGCTTGGTCACGGTCATCAATCAAGCATCTTAGGATTTTTTAGCAGCAAAAG TGAATATACCCCAAGGCTTATCAAGACACTTGAGGGGGTTAAG GTTAAAAATGTTGCTGCCGGGATGTTGCATTCAGTCTGTATTGACG AAAATGGCTCTGTTTTTATATTTGATGAACGAGCAAACATTAAACTG GGCTTTGGAAAAGCAAATAACACGTCACCATCCATTATCAGCGAACTCCCATTGTCTGAAGAAGTTGCATGTGGTGGTTACCATACATGTGTTATAACAA CTGATGGGGAGCTATACACATGGGGCTCGAATGAGAATGGCTGCCTTGGAATCGG TTCCATGGATGTAGTCCACAGGCCTGAAAGAGTTGAAGGTCCATTCTTGAAATCTCCTGTATGCAAG GTATCTTGTGGTTGGAAGCACACTGCTGCAATATCTG GGGCAAGGAAATGA